A single region of the Oenococcus kitaharae DSM 17330 genome encodes:
- the nrdE gene encoding class 1b ribonucleoside-diphosphate reductase subunit alpha, which produces MPLKEIDLEKVHYYDLNNEVNIPKNNTIQVGKDQEALKAFLTENVEPNRLKFASLKERFDWLIENDFIDPTFINKYQFSFIEKLYDFLDAVHFQFHSFMAAYKFYTQYALKTNDGNYYVESYEDRIAINALYYADGNETLAMRIADEMIHQRFQPATPSFLNAGRARRGELVSCFVLQTTDDMNSIGRVINSAMQLSKIGGGVGINLSNVREAGAAFMGIANMAAGVIPIMKLMEDVFTYSNQAGARQGAGVAYLSIFHPDIVRFLSTKKENADEKIRVKTLSLGLTVPDKFYELTEKGEQMALFSPADVEKVYGVPFNYVDLTKEYDNMVADDRITKHWIDARTLETEISKLQQESGYPYIINLDTVNKANPIFGKVVSSNLCSEILQTQTISHINNEQKYTLLGADISCNLGSINIDNMMHTPDFAQSIEAMTRALTFVSESSDISVVPSVQNGNQQKHAIGLGAMGLAAFLAKNKIYYGDDIALDFVNTFFLMTNYYTLLASNKIAKERKQTFFEFEKSDYANGSYFDKYLAKDWGPKTEKVKNLFTNYHIPTIADWQQLKESVMTDGLYNAYRQAVAPTGSISYVNDTTASLQPIVSRVEARAEGMTGRVFYPASGLNNETMPYYVSAYDLDQRKVIDTYAAAQEHIDQGMAMTLFMRSTIPDGIYDWKKGHTEKMTTRDLTILRHYAFRKGIKSIYYIRTFTDDNTEQGVNECESCSI; this is translated from the coding sequence ATGCCGTTAAAAGAAATCGATCTTGAAAAAGTGCATTATTATGACTTGAATAATGAGGTCAATATCCCGAAGAATAATACAATTCAAGTTGGAAAAGACCAAGAAGCACTCAAAGCATTTTTAACAGAAAACGTTGAACCGAACCGCCTGAAATTTGCTTCGCTTAAAGAGCGTTTTGATTGGCTGATTGAAAATGATTTTATTGATCCAACGTTCATCAATAAGTATCAGTTTTCATTTATTGAGAAACTGTATGACTTTTTGGATGCGGTTCATTTCCAGTTTCACAGTTTTATGGCCGCTTACAAGTTTTACACGCAATATGCACTGAAAACAAATGACGGCAACTATTACGTCGAGTCTTATGAGGATCGGATTGCGATCAATGCACTTTATTACGCCGATGGCAATGAAACCTTGGCTATGCGCATTGCTGATGAAATGATTCATCAGCGTTTCCAACCGGCGACACCTAGTTTTTTGAATGCTGGTCGTGCGCGCCGTGGCGAGCTGGTAAGTTGTTTTGTTTTGCAAACAACCGACGACATGAATTCGATCGGCCGCGTTATTAATTCTGCCATGCAGTTATCTAAGATCGGCGGCGGTGTCGGCATTAACTTGTCGAATGTTCGTGAGGCAGGTGCCGCTTTTATGGGCATTGCCAACATGGCGGCCGGCGTGATTCCGATTATGAAATTGATGGAGGATGTCTTTACATATAGTAATCAAGCCGGCGCACGACAAGGCGCTGGTGTTGCCTATTTATCCATCTTTCATCCGGATATTGTTCGTTTCTTATCGACAAAAAAAGAGAATGCGGATGAAAAAATTCGTGTTAAGACTTTATCACTTGGCCTAACTGTACCGGATAAATTCTATGAATTGACAGAAAAGGGCGAGCAGATGGCGCTCTTTTCACCGGCAGATGTTGAAAAAGTCTACGGTGTGCCTTTTAATTATGTCGATTTAACCAAAGAATATGACAACATGGTGGCTGACGATCGAATTACCAAACACTGGATCGATGCCCGTACTTTAGAGACGGAGATTTCAAAACTTCAACAAGAGTCAGGTTATCCCTACATCATTAATTTGGATACCGTTAACAAGGCCAATCCTATTTTTGGTAAAGTTGTTTCTTCGAATTTATGCTCGGAGATCTTACAGACTCAGACTATTTCGCACATTAATAACGAACAGAAATATACGCTTTTGGGAGCCGACATTTCTTGTAATTTAGGTTCTATCAACATTGATAATATGATGCATACGCCTGATTTTGCTCAGTCAATCGAAGCGATGACGCGTGCCTTGACTTTTGTGTCCGAAAGTTCTGATATTTCGGTCGTTCCTTCGGTTCAAAACGGTAATCAGCAGAAACACGCGATCGGTTTAGGAGCTATGGGGCTAGCAGCCTTTCTGGCTAAGAATAAGATCTACTACGGTGATGATATTGCTTTGGACTTCGTCAACACTTTCTTTTTGATGACGAACTATTACACATTGCTGGCATCTAATAAAATTGCCAAAGAGAGAAAACAGACCTTCTTTGAGTTTGAGAAATCAGATTACGCTAATGGCAGTTATTTTGACAAGTATTTAGCCAAAGATTGGGGTCCAAAAACTGAAAAAGTTAAGAACCTCTTTACTAATTATCACATCCCCACGATTGCTGATTGGCAGCAATTAAAGGAATCAGTCATGACCGATGGTCTGTATAATGCTTACCGTCAAGCAGTCGCGCCAACAGGTTCCATCTCTTACGTTAATGACACAACTGCTAGTCTGCAGCCAATCGTATCCCGCGTTGAGGCCCGTGCTGAAGGTATGACGGGGCGTGTTTTCTATCCAGCCAGTGGTCTGAATAACGAAACGATGCCTTATTATGTTTCTGCTTACGATCTGGACCAGAGAAAGGTCATTGACACCTATGCAGCAGCTCAGGAACACATTGACCAGGGGATGGCAATGACTTTGTTTATGCGTTCCACGATTCCTGATGGCATCTATGATTGGAAAAAAGGTCACACAGAAAAGATGACCACGCGCGATCTGACGATTCTTCGGCATTACGCTTTTCGCAAGGGGATCAAATCAATTTACTACATCCGGACTTTTACGGATGACAATACCGAACAGGGCGTTAACGAATGCGAATCATGTTCCATTTGA
- a CDS encoding D-alanyl-D-alanine carboxypeptidase family protein, which produces MLGLLCLFLVASCVVGVFINEKVPSRVLPVISGKPAQLQNKAAASLVADFDSGQIIAEKNPNQNLAIASTSKLLTAYLVYQAVQQKKLSWQQRIKVTPQIQALSRNSELMNIPLQAGQAYTVKELLDATLLISSNATGILLGDAISGNQRNFADLMNRTTASFGIPSSQYHFYNAVGINNVYLSGQDKIPKALDNDENVASAKALTTIANRLFKKYPKVIKEMQSPELFFPFPASDYAFCGDSVLTRFNKQFPQDAKVFSIVKSGASEAAGSVLLALTNKMPNGHRYIVLTMHASDYTNLWPTWDLTAKTAAQVSRQGSYLSIPKNTQISGAENLYLQKTSPSRIALQNASSINFWTSGKRKQVSANHIAYDRRSANIAKDSILVTRINNLRDFDYLYGQKPVGKLYLKTMRSAVWQLNPFVRYWRWLTH; this is translated from the coding sequence TTGCTCGGCCTTTTGTGTTTATTTCTGGTCGCTTCTTGTGTAGTTGGTGTTTTTATCAACGAAAAAGTACCTAGCCGAGTATTACCGGTCATTAGTGGGAAACCGGCTCAGCTTCAAAACAAGGCTGCCGCATCATTGGTTGCCGACTTCGATAGTGGACAAATCATTGCAGAGAAGAATCCGAATCAAAATTTAGCTATCGCCTCTACTAGCAAGTTGCTGACGGCTTATTTAGTTTATCAAGCTGTCCAGCAAAAGAAATTGTCTTGGCAGCAGCGCATAAAAGTAACGCCGCAAATTCAAGCACTTTCCCGTAATAGCGAACTTATGAATATACCCTTGCAGGCAGGCCAGGCATATACAGTGAAGGAGTTATTGGATGCGACTTTGCTGATTTCGAGTAATGCGACAGGCATTTTATTAGGAGATGCCATCTCTGGCAACCAGAGAAATTTTGCCGATTTAATGAATCGTACAACGGCTTCCTTTGGTATCCCTAGTTCGCAATATCATTTTTATAATGCAGTGGGCATCAACAATGTTTACCTATCAGGCCAAGATAAAATACCTAAGGCTTTAGATAACGATGAGAATGTGGCCTCGGCTAAAGCACTCACAACAATTGCGAACCGTTTATTTAAAAAATATCCAAAAGTTATCAAAGAAATGCAATCACCGGAATTATTCTTTCCATTTCCTGCCAGCGATTATGCATTTTGCGGAGATTCTGTTTTAACGCGTTTTAACAAACAATTTCCTCAAGATGCAAAAGTTTTCTCTATCGTTAAAAGCGGTGCTTCTGAGGCGGCCGGATCGGTTTTGCTCGCGCTGACAAACAAAATGCCCAATGGTCATCGCTATATTGTCTTGACGATGCATGCTTCTGATTACACTAATCTTTGGCCAACTTGGGATTTGACGGCGAAGACTGCGGCACAGGTGTCACGGCAAGGCAGCTATTTATCGATACCTAAAAATACACAGATTTCGGGTGCTGAAAACCTTTATCTGCAAAAGACATCTCCTAGCCGGATTGCTTTACAAAATGCCTCAAGCATTAATTTTTGGACCTCTGGCAAGAGGAAACAGGTTTCAGCAAACCACATTGCTTATGATCGGCGGTCTGCCAATATTGCCAAGGATAGTATTTTAGTTACCAGGATCAATAATTTACGTGATTTTGATTATTTATATGGTCAAAAGCCGGTGGGCAAACTGTACTTAAAAACCATGAGGTCTGCCGTCTGGCAACTCAATCCTTTTGTCAGATATTGGCGTTGGCTAACTCATTAG
- the nrdH gene encoding glutaredoxin-like protein NrdH: MTDITVYTKNDCVQCKMTKKFLTSMGADFREINIDQHPEFVAQLKEAGYRQTPVVKIDGLDAFSGFRPDVLKKALASSAAA; this comes from the coding sequence ATGACAGATATTACGGTTTATACAAAAAATGATTGCGTCCAGTGCAAAATGACTAAAAAGTTTTTGACTTCAATGGGAGCCGATTTCCGAGAAATCAACATCGATCAGCATCCAGAATTTGTTGCTCAGTTGAAAGAAGCCGGTTATCGTCAAACACCGGTTGTCAAAATCGATGGTCTTGATGCTTTCTCCGGTTTTCGTCCGGATGTTTTGAAAAAAGCACTCGCCTCTTCAGCCGCTGCTTAA
- a CDS encoding sensor histidine kinase: MKLTAREIIHLILFGAVAAFVLLLLDWAVFGLIAALISGDFKVGRGRFETTAYILFNGKNFTPANYQWWGFVLILLLGIALWVFLFLREYQQIQLKRLSAEITKINQTEDNDQIKMSSIDPMVTSLVLQINQMTASKQKILDTERQNERKQQELVTNVSHDLRTPLTSIIGYLGLIESNPNMPVNQMRKHASTAYTKAQQLVSMVEDLFSYSQTQTSGENLHFQPMEISEFFDQLIVQFELEARKHAITMSSLTHPDQIQIVADPEKLARLFMNLINNAFKYGKTMTFIKLTAATKEDKVEIKVQNDGEQIPKSSLSKLFDRFYRVDQSGNKNISGTGLGLAIAQGIAQQHHGTIRAESNSQLTSFVIELPLDASLGMPRG, encoded by the coding sequence ATGAAACTAACAGCTAGAGAAATTATTCATCTGATTCTTTTTGGAGCAGTCGCGGCCTTCGTACTGCTTCTTTTAGACTGGGCTGTTTTTGGCTTAATTGCAGCACTCATATCCGGTGATTTTAAAGTTGGCCGCGGGCGTTTTGAAACGACGGCATATATTTTGTTTAATGGCAAAAATTTTACACCAGCAAATTACCAATGGTGGGGCTTTGTTTTGATCTTGCTGCTGGGTATTGCGCTGTGGGTATTTTTATTTTTACGTGAATATCAGCAAATTCAGCTAAAACGGCTTTCGGCTGAAATTACGAAAATTAATCAAACAGAAGATAATGATCAGATTAAAATGTCATCGATTGATCCTATGGTCACGAGCCTCGTTTTGCAAATCAATCAAATGACAGCCTCAAAACAGAAAATCCTTGATACAGAACGTCAAAATGAACGCAAGCAGCAGGAGTTGGTCACTAATGTTTCCCATGATTTGAGAACACCGCTGACATCAATTATTGGTTATCTGGGTCTGATTGAATCGAACCCGAATATGCCGGTTAATCAGATGCGTAAGCATGCCTCAACTGCCTATACCAAAGCACAGCAGCTGGTATCGATGGTGGAAGATCTCTTTTCCTATTCCCAAACACAGACTAGCGGCGAAAATCTGCATTTCCAGCCGATGGAAATCTCTGAATTTTTTGACCAGCTGATTGTGCAGTTTGAGTTGGAGGCTCGCAAACACGCTATTACAATGTCTAGTCTGACTCACCCGGACCAGATTCAGATCGTGGCTGATCCGGAAAAATTGGCTCGTTTATTCATGAATCTGATCAATAATGCTTTTAAATATGGCAAAACCATGACTTTTATCAAATTGACCGCAGCCACAAAGGAAGACAAGGTCGAGATTAAAGTGCAAAATGATGGCGAGCAGATCCCTAAGTCGAGTTTGAGCAAGCTATTTGATCGTTTTTATCGTGTTGACCAATCGGGAAACAAAAATATCTCTGGTACCGGTTTGGGCCTTGCCATTGCACAAGGCATTGCTCAACAGCATCACGGGACAATTCGAGCGGAATCCAATTCTCAGTTGACGAGTTTTGTGATCGAACTTCCCTTGGACGCTTCTTTGGGGATGCCTCGTGGTTAA
- a CDS encoding class Ib ribonucleoside-diphosphate reductase assembly flavoprotein NrdI: MKKVRVLYVSIEGNSRNFMQRLAAYAKTQIQENPNNVEIEAVEISDSTDFAEEKAPFFINVPTYLEGGTGIGPEIHEIFTNALGDYLDYHENYKKLLGVFGSGNRNFNVQYVLTAKRYAAKYNKPLLYSYELSGIQSDLQKLYTRIIANLSKAGQ, from the coding sequence ATGAAAAAAGTTCGTGTTTTATATGTGTCTATTGAGGGAAATTCACGAAATTTTATGCAGCGTTTAGCAGCCTATGCAAAAACGCAAATACAGGAAAATCCGAACAATGTCGAAATTGAGGCCGTCGAAATTAGCGATTCTACTGATTTCGCTGAAGAAAAGGCACCATTTTTTATAAACGTCCCGACTTACCTAGAAGGAGGCACTGGTATCGGACCAGAAATTCACGAAATTTTTACTAACGCTTTAGGCGACTACCTTGACTACCATGAAAATTACAAAAAACTGCTTGGCGTTTTCGGGTCCGGCAATCGTAACTTTAACGTTCAATACGTGCTGACTGCCAAGCGTTATGCAGCCAAGTACAATAAGCCATTACTCTATAGTTACGAATTATCCGGCATTCAATCGGATTTACAAAAATTATACACAAGAATAATTGCTAATCTGTCTAAAGCTGGCCAATAA
- the zwf gene encoding glucose-6-phosphate dehydrogenase: protein MDNKPTELPLVLLLFGGTGDLAKRKLYPSLFNLFKKGYLQDRFAVIGTARHDLDDEKFQEIVRQSIANNGTEGQIKAFAAHFRYRSHDVTDLKDYGKLKDLLAQLDQQYNANGNRIFYMSVAPRFFGQIAQAIKSEGLMSDNGYNRLMVEKPFGTSFDTAQELQNQLESGFSDDQIFRIDHYLGKEMVQNIPALRFGNAFIDATWNNKYIKNIQVTLAEELGVEERAGYYNTAGALLDMIQNHTFQIVGWLAMEEPASFSDKDIRAAKNAAFSKLKMYKGEEVAANFVRGQYGRGREVWQKAYTEEPDVPADSKNDTYVAGRLQFDTDRWQGVPFYIRTGKRLAAKQTRVDVVYKKSTFDFGTTNDDKLTEPVLSILIDPVGGIQFSLNGKDVTTEFSTRSDLLAWSISDKDKAQTPDPYERMLHDAMNGDGSNFADWTGVSISWKFVDQIAKVWAEDKAPLESYESATMGPVASDRLLAETGDRWIYRG, encoded by the coding sequence ATGGATAATAAACCTACTGAATTACCTTTAGTTCTGCTGCTGTTTGGCGGCACCGGGGATCTTGCCAAGCGTAAGTTATACCCCTCATTGTTCAATTTATTTAAAAAGGGCTACCTGCAGGATCGTTTCGCCGTGATCGGGACTGCGCGTCATGATTTAGATGATGAAAAATTCCAGGAAATAGTTCGCCAATCTATCGCCAATAACGGTACAGAGGGGCAGATTAAGGCTTTTGCCGCTCACTTCCGTTACCGCAGTCATGATGTGACCGACTTAAAGGATTATGGCAAGCTGAAAGATCTTCTGGCTCAACTGGATCAACAATACAATGCCAATGGCAACCGCATTTTCTATATGTCAGTTGCGCCACGCTTCTTTGGACAGATTGCACAAGCAATCAAGTCTGAGGGCTTAATGTCAGATAATGGCTATAACCGTTTAATGGTTGAAAAACCCTTCGGTACGAGTTTTGACACAGCACAAGAATTACAAAACCAGCTCGAATCAGGTTTTTCTGATGACCAAATATTCAGAATCGATCATTATCTTGGCAAGGAAATGGTTCAAAATATCCCAGCGCTGCGTTTTGGCAATGCCTTTATTGATGCAACTTGGAATAATAAATACATTAAAAATATTCAAGTAACACTAGCTGAGGAGTTGGGTGTTGAAGAGCGCGCCGGCTACTATAATACAGCCGGAGCTTTGCTTGATATGATTCAAAATCATACCTTCCAAATTGTCGGTTGGCTCGCTATGGAAGAACCAGCTTCATTTTCAGACAAAGATATCCGTGCCGCTAAGAACGCTGCTTTTTCAAAACTCAAGATGTACAAGGGTGAGGAAGTTGCCGCGAACTTTGTGCGTGGTCAATATGGCCGCGGCCGTGAAGTTTGGCAAAAGGCCTATACTGAAGAACCAGATGTGCCGGCCGATTCCAAAAATGATACTTACGTAGCTGGCCGTCTGCAATTCGACACAGACCGCTGGCAAGGTGTTCCTTTCTACATTAGAACCGGTAAGCGTTTGGCTGCTAAGCAGACGCGTGTCGATGTGGTCTATAAGAAATCCACTTTCGATTTTGGTACTACGAATGATGACAAACTGACCGAGCCTGTCCTAAGTATTTTGATTGATCCAGTCGGCGGCATTCAATTCTCTTTGAACGGCAAAGATGTCACAACCGAATTCAGTACCCGTTCTGACTTGCTGGCTTGGTCCATTTCTGATAAAGATAAAGCCCAGACGCCGGATCCTTACGAAAGAATGCTGCATGACGCGATGAATGGAGACGGTTCGAACTTTGCCGATTGGACTGGTGTTTCCATTTCTTGGAAATTCGTTGATCAGATTGCTAAAGTCTGGGCTGAAGATAAAGCGCCCCTTGAAAGTTACGAGTCCGCTACTATGGGGCCGGTTGCTTCCGACCGTCTATTGGCTGAGACTGGTGACCGGTGGATTTACCGCGGTTAA
- a CDS encoding QueT transporter family protein has translation MEKKQKSQARNITLIGVVAALYILIGMIPPFNLRGGAIQIRLGEGFNNLAIFNKRYIIAQTIGVFVFNLFFGLGIVDAIIGGLQTLTMTWVVYQVTRRIPNTILKFVASTLIVSIFMFWIAAELIIFYPKFADGGFWLTYGMLFISELASMIVGSIVIYAVSKGINLKK, from the coding sequence ATGGAAAAAAAACAAAAGAGTCAAGCTAGAAATATAACACTTATCGGCGTTGTTGCCGCTTTATACATTCTAATCGGTATGATCCCGCCTTTTAATCTGCGTGGCGGTGCCATTCAGATCCGTCTTGGGGAAGGCTTCAACAACCTAGCCATTTTCAATAAACGTTATATCATCGCCCAAACAATTGGTGTTTTCGTCTTTAATCTATTTTTTGGTTTGGGAATCGTTGATGCAATTATCGGTGGTTTGCAGACTTTAACCATGACTTGGGTAGTTTATCAGGTTACGCGGCGCATTCCTAACACAATTCTCAAATTCGTTGCTTCAACATTGATTGTCAGCATATTTATGTTTTGGATCGCAGCTGAATTAATTATTTTTTATCCTAAATTTGCTGATGGCGGCTTTTGGCTGACATACGGCATGCTCTTTATCAGTGAACTTGCTTCAATGATTGTCGGATCGATTGTCATTTACGCTGTTTCCAAGGGCATTAATTTAAAAAAATAA
- a CDS encoding MFS transporter has translation MDQYSEDKKPRRRPPLHVQTSTIRPIYVYAENLISNAAAAMTWPVTSLYLHNYLHQSFLIIGVILMLGSLVSMLAAWGAGLLFDRWRPYHSFIIALSICLFGSLMMLCFHDWPIYVPWLMILNIGIGMLQTLINSYGAYLSTDNPKHFFSNMAITLNIGTVIGTFFGTWIFDKMKIQGMMLLAIVFYLEMLGLAILFFRVQIRPASMVLAAKQPSRLAFSRLLIAIGALTMMTYLTYQFWETVMSPHMVSLGMSIEQYGYLWTINGLVIIFFQNLVTKATKNWSFMKTVVIGTFIFALSFPPLIWANRFWQMILITIVLVVGEMLFSPGTTAWIAHLVPAQFQGQGMAFISAMISLGRAIGPVYAGIFMDRGWIFALFMSSFFLLLILDGVVYIFGRSKNKSLI, from the coding sequence ATGGATCAATATTCGGAAGACAAAAAACCGCGTCGCAGACCGCCTTTGCATGTTCAAACGAGCACGATCCGCCCAATTTACGTTTATGCAGAAAATTTAATCAGCAACGCGGCTGCTGCAATGACCTGGCCGGTGACCTCTTTGTATCTGCATAATTATCTGCATCAGTCTTTTTTAATTATTGGCGTGATTTTAATGCTGGGATCCCTCGTTTCAATGCTGGCCGCTTGGGGAGCGGGACTTTTATTTGATCGCTGGCGGCCTTACCACAGCTTTATTATTGCTTTATCCATTTGCTTGTTTGGATCATTGATGATGCTCTGTTTTCATGACTGGCCAATATATGTTCCATGGCTCATGATTCTGAATATTGGTATTGGCATGCTTCAAACGCTGATAAACTCATATGGTGCCTACCTCTCAACAGATAATCCAAAGCACTTTTTCTCGAACATGGCCATTACTTTGAATATCGGCACAGTCATTGGCACTTTTTTCGGTACCTGGATCTTTGACAAAATGAAAATCCAGGGCATGATGCTCCTTGCTATCGTTTTTTATCTGGAAATGCTTGGGCTGGCTATTTTATTTTTTCGCGTCCAAATCCGGCCTGCGTCTATGGTGCTTGCCGCAAAACAACCGAGCCGTTTGGCTTTTTCACGCTTATTAATTGCGATTGGCGCCTTGACGATGATGACCTACTTAACTTATCAGTTTTGGGAAACAGTTATGAGCCCGCACATGGTCAGCTTGGGCATGTCAATCGAACAATATGGTTATTTGTGGACAATTAACGGCTTGGTCATTATCTTTTTCCAAAATTTGGTCACGAAAGCAACAAAAAATTGGTCCTTTATGAAAACGGTAGTCATTGGTACTTTTATTTTTGCTCTGAGTTTTCCGCCTTTGATCTGGGCCAATCGTTTTTGGCAAATGATCTTGATTACAATCGTGCTGGTCGTTGGCGAAATGTTATTTTCGCCCGGAACAACAGCTTGGATTGCTCATTTGGTGCCTGCACAGTTTCAAGGGCAAGGCATGGCTTTTATTAGCGCTATGATCAGCTTGGGACGTGCGATCGGGCCAGTTTACGCGGGCATTTTTATGGATCGGGGGTGGATTTTTGCTCTTTTTATGAGCAGCTTTTTCTTGTTGCTGATTCTTGATGGTGTTGTTTATATCTTTGGCAGATCAAAAAATAAAAGCCTGATATAA
- the gpmA gene encoding 2,3-diphosphoglycerate-dependent phosphoglycerate mutase, with product MAKLVFIRHGQSEWNALNLFNGWVDTKLSEEGIRQAKEAGELLAEKGIEFDQAYTSVLTRAIQTLHITLEEIGQLWIPEEKSWRLNERHYGALQGLNKKASAEKWGDDQVHIWRRSYDVLPPLQDSIQKSITVDGRTYPALDRRYAELDPKTLPLGENLKVTLTRVMPFWEDKIAPDLRAGKNVIIAAHGNSLRALSKYIENISDADIMGLEIANGQPIVYDFDKDLKVTNKELLAK from the coding sequence ATGGCTAAATTAGTATTTATTCGTCACGGTCAATCTGAATGGAATGCTTTAAATCTATTCAATGGCTGGGTCGACACAAAACTATCTGAAGAGGGCATTCGCCAGGCAAAAGAGGCCGGTGAACTGCTCGCGGAAAAAGGTATTGAGTTTGATCAGGCTTACACTTCTGTGCTGACGCGTGCAATTCAAACGCTTCATATCACTTTGGAAGAAATCGGCCAGCTTTGGATTCCTGAAGAAAAATCATGGCGCTTGAACGAGCGCCATTATGGCGCTTTGCAAGGGCTGAATAAGAAGGCTTCAGCTGAAAAATGGGGTGATGATCAGGTGCATATTTGGCGCCGTTCCTATGATGTTTTGCCGCCATTGCAAGACTCAATTCAGAAATCAATTACTGTAGATGGTCGGACTTATCCTGCCTTAGATCGTCGTTATGCTGAGTTGGATCCTAAGACACTGCCTTTGGGTGAGAACTTAAAAGTAACTCTGACACGCGTTATGCCTTTCTGGGAAGATAAAATTGCGCCAGATTTGCGCGCCGGCAAGAACGTGATCATTGCTGCTCACGGAAACTCGTTGCGTGCCTTGTCCAAGTATATTGAAAACATTTCCGATGCTGATATCATGGGCCTTGAAATCGCCAACGGGCAGCCAATCGTTTATGATTTTGATAAGGATTTAAAAGTTACAAATAAAGAATTGCTTGCTAAGTAA
- a CDS encoding hemolysin family protein, whose translation MDSDPSILVSVIALLISLILAVMFTLTEYSLIRSRPSALKAIQKDQKKPNKRVALAIHMTDHLNEYLSTAQTGVTLTSLIIGWLGEGAASQFLQNSGVFAFLGRESELVVSSIVGILIFTFVHAVFTDLVPKNIAIDEPIKVLLSIARPVRFFHVVLFPLIWLFDRTAAAVSNLLGFKTATDEDIYSPTEIISLTKNSALASDSEVDEEDANFMQRAFEMNDKVASDVMVDRTSMSVIDVEDKIADALKLYLEEQYSRFPVTADNDKDKIIGYAYNYDIVRQARIDDQAKVSTIMRDIVSIPENMKVPDVMDEMSAHRVPMAIVIDEYGGTSGIITDKDIYEELFGNLKDEQDDEDDEMIKKLGNNRYQVVGKISLYDLEDFFKTKIPDFDEDEAVTLTGYIQNNYPDTRKGDTVTVENDDFRFDITANDYEDAYINFFTVKKIEKEYQPNGDFEEKTSEK comes from the coding sequence ATGGACTCCGACCCCTCAATATTAGTTTCAGTGATTGCCTTACTCATTTCCCTTATCTTAGCTGTGATGTTCACACTCACAGAATACTCCCTTATCCGTTCGCGTCCATCCGCTCTAAAAGCGATTCAAAAAGATCAGAAAAAGCCAAATAAGCGGGTTGCCTTAGCAATTCATATGACAGATCATCTTAATGAATATCTGTCGACGGCACAGACTGGCGTTACACTCACTTCATTAATTATCGGGTGGTTGGGTGAAGGCGCGGCTTCCCAATTTTTACAGAATTCCGGCGTTTTTGCATTTCTGGGCAGGGAAAGTGAATTAGTCGTTTCATCTATCGTTGGTATCCTTATCTTTACCTTTGTGCATGCCGTATTTACCGATTTGGTACCAAAGAACATTGCGATTGATGAACCAATCAAGGTATTATTGAGCATCGCGCGTCCAGTGCGTTTTTTTCATGTTGTTCTTTTCCCTTTGATTTGGTTATTCGACCGTACGGCCGCAGCGGTATCTAATCTACTAGGTTTTAAGACTGCAACTGATGAGGATATTTATTCACCGACCGAGATCATTAGTTTAACGAAAAATTCAGCCTTGGCCAGCGACTCTGAGGTTGACGAAGAAGATGCCAACTTTATGCAGCGTGCTTTTGAGATGAATGATAAAGTTGCTAGCGATGTGATGGTAGATCGAACTTCCATGAGCGTGATCGACGTTGAAGACAAGATTGCCGATGCTTTAAAGCTCTATCTGGAAGAACAATATTCACGTTTTCCCGTAACGGCTGATAATGACAAAGATAAAATCATTGGTTATGCCTATAATTACGATATTGTTCGTCAGGCGAGAATTGACGACCAAGCTAAAGTTTCCACGATCATGCGTGATATCGTTTCTATTCCAGAGAATATGAAGGTTCCTGATGTCATGGACGAAATGAGCGCCCACCGTGTGCCGATGGCAATTGTCATTGATGAATACGGCGGAACTTCAGGTATCATTACTGATAAAGACATCTATGAAGAATTGTTCGGTAACTTAAAAGATGAACAAGATGATGAAGATGATGAGATGATTAAAAAACTTGGTAATAACCGTTATCAAGTGGTTGGCAAGATTTCATTGTATGACTTGGAAGATTTTTTCAAAACTAAAATTCCTGATTTTGATGAAGACGAGGCTGTCACTTTAACCGGATACATCCAAAATAATTACCCCGATACCAGAAAAGGCGATACCGTAACCGTTGAAAATGATGATTTTCGTTTCGATATCACTGCCAATGATTATGAAGATGCCTACATCAATTTTTTCACAGTTAAAAAGATAGAAAAAGAGTACCAGCCAAACGGTGATTTTGAAGAGAAAACAAGCGAAAAATAA